From Orcinus orca chromosome 3, mOrcOrc1.1, whole genome shotgun sequence, a single genomic window includes:
- the MPND gene encoding MPN domain-containing protein isoform X13, translating to MEGGLRPQFSEWSRRIEPPPLSPACASRRPDFPRSLLLTRPPAAANGWGASRSGQSRVTCREESTRGALGVWLSGHGSLLLPAAPEPLSPAGGAGEEAPDEDEAEAEDSERPGASGGARSGGGGGGGGGGAGPGSCGGPGGALTRRAVTLRVLLKDALLEPGAGVLSIYYLLLGPASPLSLQGKKFVGDLQPDGRIVWQETGQVFNSPSAWATHCKKLVNPAKKSGCGWASVKYKGQKLDKYKAAWLRRNQLHIPAAAADEWAPGATTGTEGSGQPEVSVELAGRVGSSQLKVPSLSPQPRPRQSPASEGEEEELMMEEEEEEVLTGASAEDKSRRPPVKGPSEPVHPEATPPGKRVENKIRVPVRYCMLGSRDSARNPHTLVEVTSFAAINKFQPFNVAISSNVLFLLDFHSHLTRSQVVGYLGGRWDINSQMLTVLRAFPCRSRLGDADTAAAMEEETPPPAPSPLSLSGT from the exons ATGGAAGGTGGcctcaggcctcagttttccGAATGGTCCCGGAGGATTGAGCCGCCGCCTCTTTCTCCAGCGTGTGCAAGCCGGAGGCCTGACTTTCCCCGCTCGCTCCTGCTGACCCGCCCACCGGCGGCGGCCAATGGCTGGGGCGCTTCCCGCTCGGGGCAGAGCCGCGTCACGTGCCGGGAAGAAAGCACCAGAGGCGCGCTGGGCGTgtggctgagcggccatggcag CCTGTTGCTGCCCGCAGCTCCAGAGCCGCTGTCCcccgcgggcggcgcgggcgagGAGGCGCCGGACGAGGACGAGGCGGAGGCCGAGGACTCTGAGCGGCCGGGGGCATCGGGTGGCGCGCGCAgcggcggcggaggcggcggcggtggcggcggggcCGGGCCAGGGAGCTGCGGTGGCCCGGGGGGCGCGCTCACCAGGCGCGCGGTCACGCTGCGGGTGCTCCTCAAAGACGCGCTGCTGGAGCCCGGCGCCGGGGTGTTGTCCATCTACTATCTG CTCTTGGGCCCAGCCAGCCCACTGTCACTGCAGGGGAAGAAGTTCGTGGGAGACCTGCAGCCCGATGGGAGGATTGTGTGGCAGGAAACGGGCCAGGTGTTCAACTCACCCAGCGCCTGGGCCACCCATTGCAAGAAGCTGGTGAACCCAGCCAAGAAGTCTGGCTGTGGCTGGGCCTCTGTCAAGTACAAGGGCCAGAAACTGGACAAGTACAAGGCTGCCTGGCTCCGGCGAAACCAGCTCCATATACCTGCAGCTGCCGCCGATGAG TGGGCACCTGGGGCAACGACAGGAACCGAAGGCTCAGGCCAGCCAGAGGTCTCTGTGGAACTTGCCGGGAGGGTAGGGAGCAGCCAGCTGAAAGTCCCGTCGCTGTCCCCCCAACCCCGACCCCGCCAGAGCCCGGCCAgcgaaggagaggaggaggagctaatgatggaggaagaggaggaggaggttcTGACAGGAGCCTCAGCGGAGGACAAGAGTCGGAGACCACCGGTGAAGGGCCCCTCGGAGCCTGTCCACCCTg AGGCCACGCCCCCAGGGAAAAGGGTGGAAAACAAGATCCGGGTGCCTGTGCGCTACTGCATGCTGGGTAGTCGAGACTCTGCCAG GAACCCACACACCCTGGTGGAAGTAACATCCTTCGCAGCTATCAACAAGTTCCAGCCGTTCAACGTGGCCATCTCTAGCAACGTGCTGTTCCTGCTG gactTCCACAGCCACCTGACCCGCAGCCAGGTCGTGGGGTACCTGGGCGGCCGCTGGGACATCAACAGTCAGA TGCTCACGGTGCTGAGAGCCTTCCCCTGTCGGAGCCGGCTGGGGGACGCGGATACCGCGGCCGCCATGGAAGAGGAG ACGCCGCCGCCGGCCCCTTCCCCTCTGAGCCTGTCTGGCACCTG A
- the MPND gene encoding MPN domain-containing protein isoform X12 encodes MEGGLRPQFSEWSRRIEPPPLSPACASRRPDFPRSLLLTRPPAAANGWGASRSGQSRVTCREESTRGALGVWLSGHGSLLLPAAPEPLSPAGGAGEEAPDEDEAEAEDSERPGASGGARSGGGGGGGGGGAGPGSCGGPGGALTRRAVTLRVLLKDALLEPGAGVLSIYYLLLGPASPLSLQGKKFVGDLQPDGRIVWQETGQVFNSPSAWATHCKKLVNPAKKSGCGWASVKYKGQKLDKYKAAWLRRNQLHIPAAAADEWAPGATTGTEGSGQPEVSVELAGRVGSSQLKVPSLSPQPRPRQSPASEGEEEELMMEEEEEEVLTGASAEDKSRRPPVKGPSEPVHPEATPPGKRVENKIRVPVRYCMLGSRDSARNPHTLVEVTSFAAINKFQPFNVAISSNVLFLLDFHSHLTRSQVVGYLGGRWDINSQMLTVLRAFPCRSRLGDADTAAAMEEETPPPAPSPLSLSGTW; translated from the exons ATGGAAGGTGGcctcaggcctcagttttccGAATGGTCCCGGAGGATTGAGCCGCCGCCTCTTTCTCCAGCGTGTGCAAGCCGGAGGCCTGACTTTCCCCGCTCGCTCCTGCTGACCCGCCCACCGGCGGCGGCCAATGGCTGGGGCGCTTCCCGCTCGGGGCAGAGCCGCGTCACGTGCCGGGAAGAAAGCACCAGAGGCGCGCTGGGCGTgtggctgagcggccatggcag CCTGTTGCTGCCCGCAGCTCCAGAGCCGCTGTCCcccgcgggcggcgcgggcgagGAGGCGCCGGACGAGGACGAGGCGGAGGCCGAGGACTCTGAGCGGCCGGGGGCATCGGGTGGCGCGCGCAgcggcggcggaggcggcggcggtggcggcggggcCGGGCCAGGGAGCTGCGGTGGCCCGGGGGGCGCGCTCACCAGGCGCGCGGTCACGCTGCGGGTGCTCCTCAAAGACGCGCTGCTGGAGCCCGGCGCCGGGGTGTTGTCCATCTACTATCTG CTCTTGGGCCCAGCCAGCCCACTGTCACTGCAGGGGAAGAAGTTCGTGGGAGACCTGCAGCCCGATGGGAGGATTGTGTGGCAGGAAACGGGCCAGGTGTTCAACTCACCCAGCGCCTGGGCCACCCATTGCAAGAAGCTGGTGAACCCAGCCAAGAAGTCTGGCTGTGGCTGGGCCTCTGTCAAGTACAAGGGCCAGAAACTGGACAAGTACAAGGCTGCCTGGCTCCGGCGAAACCAGCTCCATATACCTGCAGCTGCCGCCGATGAG TGGGCACCTGGGGCAACGACAGGAACCGAAGGCTCAGGCCAGCCAGAGGTCTCTGTGGAACTTGCCGGGAGGGTAGGGAGCAGCCAGCTGAAAGTCCCGTCGCTGTCCCCCCAACCCCGACCCCGCCAGAGCCCGGCCAgcgaaggagaggaggaggagctaatgatggaggaagaggaggaggaggttcTGACAGGAGCCTCAGCGGAGGACAAGAGTCGGAGACCACCGGTGAAGGGCCCCTCGGAGCCTGTCCACCCTg AGGCCACGCCCCCAGGGAAAAGGGTGGAAAACAAGATCCGGGTGCCTGTGCGCTACTGCATGCTGGGTAGTCGAGACTCTGCCAG GAACCCACACACCCTGGTGGAAGTAACATCCTTCGCAGCTATCAACAAGTTCCAGCCGTTCAACGTGGCCATCTCTAGCAACGTGCTGTTCCTGCTG gactTCCACAGCCACCTGACCCGCAGCCAGGTCGTGGGGTACCTGGGCGGCCGCTGGGACATCAACAGTCAGA TGCTCACGGTGCTGAGAGCCTTCCCCTGTCGGAGCCGGCTGGGGGACGCGGATACCGCGGCCGCCATGGAAGAGGAG ACGCCGCCGCCGGCCCCTTCCCCTCTGAGCCTGTCTGGCACCTGGTAA
- the MPND gene encoding MPN domain-containing protein isoform X3 — MEGGLRPQFSEWSRRIEPPPLSPACASRRPDFPRSLLLTRPPAAANGWGASRSGQSRVTCREESTRGALGVWLSGHGSLLLPAAPEPLSPAGGAGEEAPDEDEAEAEDSERPGASGGARSGGGGGGGGGGAGPGSCGGPGGALTRRAVTLRVLLKDALLEPGAGVLSIYYLLLGPASPLSLQGKKFVGDLQPDGRIVWQETGQVFNSPSAWATHCKKLVNPAKKSGCGWASVKYKGQKLDKYKAAWLRRNQLHIPAAAADEWAPGATTGTEGSGQPEVSVELAGRVGSSQLKVPSLSPQPRPRQSPASEGEEEELMMEEEEEEVLTGASAEDKSRRPPVKGPSEPVHPEATPPGKRVENKIRVPVRYCMLGSRDSARNPHTLVEVTSFAAINKFQPFNVAISSNVLFLLDFHSHLTRSQVVGYLGGRWDINSQMLTVLRAFPCRSRLGDADTAAAMEEEIYQSLLLRGLSLVGWYHSHPYSPALPSLQDIDAQMDYQLRLQGSSNGFQPCLALLCSPYYSGNPGPESKISPFWVMPPPEQRPSDYGIPMDVEMAYVQDGFLTNDVLHEMMLLVEFYKGAPDLVRFQEPWNQEHTYLDKLKISLASRTPKDQGLCHVLEQVYSVLRQGS, encoded by the exons ATGGAAGGTGGcctcaggcctcagttttccGAATGGTCCCGGAGGATTGAGCCGCCGCCTCTTTCTCCAGCGTGTGCAAGCCGGAGGCCTGACTTTCCCCGCTCGCTCCTGCTGACCCGCCCACCGGCGGCGGCCAATGGCTGGGGCGCTTCCCGCTCGGGGCAGAGCCGCGTCACGTGCCGGGAAGAAAGCACCAGAGGCGCGCTGGGCGTgtggctgagcggccatggcag CCTGTTGCTGCCCGCAGCTCCAGAGCCGCTGTCCcccgcgggcggcgcgggcgagGAGGCGCCGGACGAGGACGAGGCGGAGGCCGAGGACTCTGAGCGGCCGGGGGCATCGGGTGGCGCGCGCAgcggcggcggaggcggcggcggtggcggcggggcCGGGCCAGGGAGCTGCGGTGGCCCGGGGGGCGCGCTCACCAGGCGCGCGGTCACGCTGCGGGTGCTCCTCAAAGACGCGCTGCTGGAGCCCGGCGCCGGGGTGTTGTCCATCTACTATCTG CTCTTGGGCCCAGCCAGCCCACTGTCACTGCAGGGGAAGAAGTTCGTGGGAGACCTGCAGCCCGATGGGAGGATTGTGTGGCAGGAAACGGGCCAGGTGTTCAACTCACCCAGCGCCTGGGCCACCCATTGCAAGAAGCTGGTGAACCCAGCCAAGAAGTCTGGCTGTGGCTGGGCCTCTGTCAAGTACAAGGGCCAGAAACTGGACAAGTACAAGGCTGCCTGGCTCCGGCGAAACCAGCTCCATATACCTGCAGCTGCCGCCGATGAG TGGGCACCTGGGGCAACGACAGGAACCGAAGGCTCAGGCCAGCCAGAGGTCTCTGTGGAACTTGCCGGGAGGGTAGGGAGCAGCCAGCTGAAAGTCCCGTCGCTGTCCCCCCAACCCCGACCCCGCCAGAGCCCGGCCAgcgaaggagaggaggaggagctaatgatggaggaagaggaggaggaggttcTGACAGGAGCCTCAGCGGAGGACAAGAGTCGGAGACCACCGGTGAAGGGCCCCTCGGAGCCTGTCCACCCTg AGGCCACGCCCCCAGGGAAAAGGGTGGAAAACAAGATCCGGGTGCCTGTGCGCTACTGCATGCTGGGTAGTCGAGACTCTGCCAG GAACCCACACACCCTGGTGGAAGTAACATCCTTCGCAGCTATCAACAAGTTCCAGCCGTTCAACGTGGCCATCTCTAGCAACGTGCTGTTCCTGCTG gactTCCACAGCCACCTGACCCGCAGCCAGGTCGTGGGGTACCTGGGCGGCCGCTGGGACATCAACAGTCAGA TGCTCACGGTGCTGAGAGCCTTCCCCTGTCGGAGCCGGCTGGGGGACGCGGATACCGCGGCCGCCATGGAAGAGGAG ATTTACCAGAGCCTGCTCCTGCGGGGCCTGTCCCTGGTAGGCTGGTACCATAGCCACCCGTACAGCCCGGCCCTGCCGTCGCTGCAGGACATCGACGCACAGATGGACTACCAGCTGCGGCTGCAGGGCTCCAGCAATGGCTTCCAGCCCTGCCTCGCCCTGCTCTGCT ccccttacTACTCTGGTAACCCGGGCCCAGAGTCCAAGATCTCGCCCTTCTGGGTGATGCCGCCCCCTGAG CAAAGGCCCAGTGACTATGGCATCCCCATGGACGTGGAAATGGCCTACGTCCAGGATGGCTTCCTGACTAATGACGTCCTTCATGAGATG ATGCTGCTGGTGGAGTTCTACAAGGGCGCCCCTGACCTCGTCAGGTTCCAGGAGCCTTGGAACCAGGAGCACACCTACCTCGACAAGCTCAAG ATCTCCCTGGCCAGCAGGACGCCCAAGGACCAGGGCCTGTGCCATGTGCTGGAGCAGGTTTACAGCGTCCTCAGGCAGGGGAGCTGA
- the MPND gene encoding MPN domain-containing protein isoform X6 encodes MEGGLRPQFSEWSRRIEPPPLSPACASRRPDFPRSLLLTRPPAAANGWGASRSGQSRVTCREESTRGALGVWLSGHGSLLLPAAPEPLSPAGGAGEEAPDEDEAEAEDSERPGASGGARSGGGGGGGGGGAGPGSCGGPGGALTRRAVTLRVLLKDALLEPGAGVLSIYYLGKKFVGDLQPDGRIVWQETGQVFNSPSAWATHCKKLVNPAKKSGCGWASVKYKGQKLDKYKAAWLRRNQLHIPAAAADESPASEGEEEELMMEEEEEEVLTGASAEDKSRRPPVKGPSEPVHPEATPPGKRVENKIRVPVRYCMLGSRDSARNPHTLVEVTSFAAINKFQPFNVAISSNVLFLLDFHSHLTRSQVVGYLGGRWDINSQMLTVLRAFPCRSRLGDADTAAAMEEEIYQSLLLRGLSLVGWYHSHPYSPALPSLQDIDAQMDYQLRLQGSSNGFQPCLALLCSPYYSGNPGPESKISPFWVMPPPEQRPSDYGIPMDVEMAYVQDGFLTNDVLHEMMLLVEFYKGAPDLVRFQEPWNQEHTYLDKLKISLASRTPKDQGLCHVLEQVYSVLRQGS; translated from the exons ATGGAAGGTGGcctcaggcctcagttttccGAATGGTCCCGGAGGATTGAGCCGCCGCCTCTTTCTCCAGCGTGTGCAAGCCGGAGGCCTGACTTTCCCCGCTCGCTCCTGCTGACCCGCCCACCGGCGGCGGCCAATGGCTGGGGCGCTTCCCGCTCGGGGCAGAGCCGCGTCACGTGCCGGGAAGAAAGCACCAGAGGCGCGCTGGGCGTgtggctgagcggccatggcag CCTGTTGCTGCCCGCAGCTCCAGAGCCGCTGTCCcccgcgggcggcgcgggcgagGAGGCGCCGGACGAGGACGAGGCGGAGGCCGAGGACTCTGAGCGGCCGGGGGCATCGGGTGGCGCGCGCAgcggcggcggaggcggcggcggtggcggcggggcCGGGCCAGGGAGCTGCGGTGGCCCGGGGGGCGCGCTCACCAGGCGCGCGGTCACGCTGCGGGTGCTCCTCAAAGACGCGCTGCTGGAGCCCGGCGCCGGGGTGTTGTCCATCTACTATCTG GGGAAGAAGTTCGTGGGAGACCTGCAGCCCGATGGGAGGATTGTGTGGCAGGAAACGGGCCAGGTGTTCAACTCACCCAGCGCCTGGGCCACCCATTGCAAGAAGCTGGTGAACCCAGCCAAGAAGTCTGGCTGTGGCTGGGCCTCTGTCAAGTACAAGGGCCAGAAACTGGACAAGTACAAGGCTGCCTGGCTCCGGCGAAACCAGCTCCATATACCTGCAGCTGCCGCCGATGAG AGCCCGGCCAgcgaaggagaggaggaggagctaatgatggaggaagaggaggaggaggttcTGACAGGAGCCTCAGCGGAGGACAAGAGTCGGAGACCACCGGTGAAGGGCCCCTCGGAGCCTGTCCACCCTg AGGCCACGCCCCCAGGGAAAAGGGTGGAAAACAAGATCCGGGTGCCTGTGCGCTACTGCATGCTGGGTAGTCGAGACTCTGCCAG GAACCCACACACCCTGGTGGAAGTAACATCCTTCGCAGCTATCAACAAGTTCCAGCCGTTCAACGTGGCCATCTCTAGCAACGTGCTGTTCCTGCTG gactTCCACAGCCACCTGACCCGCAGCCAGGTCGTGGGGTACCTGGGCGGCCGCTGGGACATCAACAGTCAGA TGCTCACGGTGCTGAGAGCCTTCCCCTGTCGGAGCCGGCTGGGGGACGCGGATACCGCGGCCGCCATGGAAGAGGAG ATTTACCAGAGCCTGCTCCTGCGGGGCCTGTCCCTGGTAGGCTGGTACCATAGCCACCCGTACAGCCCGGCCCTGCCGTCGCTGCAGGACATCGACGCACAGATGGACTACCAGCTGCGGCTGCAGGGCTCCAGCAATGGCTTCCAGCCCTGCCTCGCCCTGCTCTGCT ccccttacTACTCTGGTAACCCGGGCCCAGAGTCCAAGATCTCGCCCTTCTGGGTGATGCCGCCCCCTGAG CAAAGGCCCAGTGACTATGGCATCCCCATGGACGTGGAAATGGCCTACGTCCAGGATGGCTTCCTGACTAATGACGTCCTTCATGAGATG ATGCTGCTGGTGGAGTTCTACAAGGGCGCCCCTGACCTCGTCAGGTTCCAGGAGCCTTGGAACCAGGAGCACACCTACCTCGACAAGCTCAAG ATCTCCCTGGCCAGCAGGACGCCCAAGGACCAGGGCCTGTGCCATGTGCTGGAGCAGGTTTACAGCGTCCTCAGGCAGGGGAGCTGA
- the MPND gene encoding MPN domain-containing protein isoform X10: MEGGLRPQFSEWSRRIEPPPLSPACASRRPDFPRSLLLTRPPAAANGWGASRSGQSRVTCREESTRGALGVWLSGHGSLLLPAAPEPLSPAGGAGEEAPDEDEAEAEDSERPGASGGARSGGGGGGGGGGAGPGSCGGPGGALTRRAVTLRVLLKDALLEPGAGVLSIYYLLLGPASPLSLQGKKFVGDLQPDGRIVWQETGQVFNSPSAWATHCKKLVNPAKKSGCGWASVKYKGQKLDKYKAAWLRRNQLHIPAAAADEWAPGATTGTEGSGQPEVSVELAGRVGSSQLKVPSLSPQPRPRQSPASEGEEEELMMEEEEEEVLTGASAEDKSRRPPVKGPSEPVHPEATPPGKRVENKIRVPVRYCMLGSRDSARNPHTLVEVTSFAAINKFQPFNVAISSNVLFLLDFHSHLTRSQVVGYLGGRWDINSQSGYLGPVGRGVFGAGVDVHAFSRLRAVLTVLRAFPCRSRLGDADTAAAMEEETPPPAPSPLSLSGT; encoded by the exons ATGGAAGGTGGcctcaggcctcagttttccGAATGGTCCCGGAGGATTGAGCCGCCGCCTCTTTCTCCAGCGTGTGCAAGCCGGAGGCCTGACTTTCCCCGCTCGCTCCTGCTGACCCGCCCACCGGCGGCGGCCAATGGCTGGGGCGCTTCCCGCTCGGGGCAGAGCCGCGTCACGTGCCGGGAAGAAAGCACCAGAGGCGCGCTGGGCGTgtggctgagcggccatggcag CCTGTTGCTGCCCGCAGCTCCAGAGCCGCTGTCCcccgcgggcggcgcgggcgagGAGGCGCCGGACGAGGACGAGGCGGAGGCCGAGGACTCTGAGCGGCCGGGGGCATCGGGTGGCGCGCGCAgcggcggcggaggcggcggcggtggcggcggggcCGGGCCAGGGAGCTGCGGTGGCCCGGGGGGCGCGCTCACCAGGCGCGCGGTCACGCTGCGGGTGCTCCTCAAAGACGCGCTGCTGGAGCCCGGCGCCGGGGTGTTGTCCATCTACTATCTG CTCTTGGGCCCAGCCAGCCCACTGTCACTGCAGGGGAAGAAGTTCGTGGGAGACCTGCAGCCCGATGGGAGGATTGTGTGGCAGGAAACGGGCCAGGTGTTCAACTCACCCAGCGCCTGGGCCACCCATTGCAAGAAGCTGGTGAACCCAGCCAAGAAGTCTGGCTGTGGCTGGGCCTCTGTCAAGTACAAGGGCCAGAAACTGGACAAGTACAAGGCTGCCTGGCTCCGGCGAAACCAGCTCCATATACCTGCAGCTGCCGCCGATGAG TGGGCACCTGGGGCAACGACAGGAACCGAAGGCTCAGGCCAGCCAGAGGTCTCTGTGGAACTTGCCGGGAGGGTAGGGAGCAGCCAGCTGAAAGTCCCGTCGCTGTCCCCCCAACCCCGACCCCGCCAGAGCCCGGCCAgcgaaggagaggaggaggagctaatgatggaggaagaggaggaggaggttcTGACAGGAGCCTCAGCGGAGGACAAGAGTCGGAGACCACCGGTGAAGGGCCCCTCGGAGCCTGTCCACCCTg AGGCCACGCCCCCAGGGAAAAGGGTGGAAAACAAGATCCGGGTGCCTGTGCGCTACTGCATGCTGGGTAGTCGAGACTCTGCCAG GAACCCACACACCCTGGTGGAAGTAACATCCTTCGCAGCTATCAACAAGTTCCAGCCGTTCAACGTGGCCATCTCTAGCAACGTGCTGTTCCTGCTG gactTCCACAGCCACCTGACCCGCAGCCAGGTCGTGGGGTACCTGGGCGGCCGCTGGGACATCAACAGTCAGAGTGGGTATTTGGGGCCTGTGGGCAGGGGGGTGTTTGGGGCTGGGGTCGATGTCCACGCCTTCTCCCGCCTCCGCGCAGTGCTCACGGTGCTGAGAGCCTTCCCCTGTCGGAGCCGGCTGGGGGACGCGGATACCGCGGCCGCCATGGAAGAGGAG ACGCCGCCGCCGGCCCCTTCCCCTCTGAGCCTGTCTGGCACCTG A
- the MPND gene encoding MPN domain-containing protein isoform X1, whose protein sequence is MEGGLRPQFSEWSRRIEPPPLSPACASRRPDFPRSLLLTRPPAAANGWGASRSGQSRVTCREESTRGALGVWLSGHGSLLLPAAPEPLSPAGGAGEEAPDEDEAEAEDSERPGASGGARSGGGGGGGGGGAGPGSCGGPGGALTRRAVTLRVLLKDALLEPGAGVLSIYYLLLGPASPLSLQGKKFVGDLQPDGRIVWQETGQVFNSPSAWATHCKKLVNPAKKSGCGWASVKYKGQKLDKYKAAWLRRNQLHIPAAAADEWAPGATTGTEGSGQPEVSVELAGRVGSSQLKVPSLSPQPRPRQSPASEGEEEELMMEEEEEEVLTGASAEDKSRRPPVKGPSEPVHPEATPPGKRVENKIRVPVRYCMLGSRDSARNPHTLVEVTSFAAINKFQPFNVAISSNVLFLLDFHSHLTRSQVVGYLGGRWDINSQSGYLGPVGRGVFGAGVDVHAFSRLRAVLTVLRAFPCRSRLGDADTAAAMEEEIYQSLLLRGLSLVGWYHSHPYSPALPSLQDIDAQMDYQLRLQGSSNGFQPCLALLCSPYYSGNPGPESKISPFWVMPPPEQRPSDYGIPMDVEMAYVQDGFLTNDVLHEMMLLVEFYKGAPDLVRFQEPWNQEHTYLDKLKISLASRTPKDQGLCHVLEQVYSVLRQGS, encoded by the exons ATGGAAGGTGGcctcaggcctcagttttccGAATGGTCCCGGAGGATTGAGCCGCCGCCTCTTTCTCCAGCGTGTGCAAGCCGGAGGCCTGACTTTCCCCGCTCGCTCCTGCTGACCCGCCCACCGGCGGCGGCCAATGGCTGGGGCGCTTCCCGCTCGGGGCAGAGCCGCGTCACGTGCCGGGAAGAAAGCACCAGAGGCGCGCTGGGCGTgtggctgagcggccatggcag CCTGTTGCTGCCCGCAGCTCCAGAGCCGCTGTCCcccgcgggcggcgcgggcgagGAGGCGCCGGACGAGGACGAGGCGGAGGCCGAGGACTCTGAGCGGCCGGGGGCATCGGGTGGCGCGCGCAgcggcggcggaggcggcggcggtggcggcggggcCGGGCCAGGGAGCTGCGGTGGCCCGGGGGGCGCGCTCACCAGGCGCGCGGTCACGCTGCGGGTGCTCCTCAAAGACGCGCTGCTGGAGCCCGGCGCCGGGGTGTTGTCCATCTACTATCTG CTCTTGGGCCCAGCCAGCCCACTGTCACTGCAGGGGAAGAAGTTCGTGGGAGACCTGCAGCCCGATGGGAGGATTGTGTGGCAGGAAACGGGCCAGGTGTTCAACTCACCCAGCGCCTGGGCCACCCATTGCAAGAAGCTGGTGAACCCAGCCAAGAAGTCTGGCTGTGGCTGGGCCTCTGTCAAGTACAAGGGCCAGAAACTGGACAAGTACAAGGCTGCCTGGCTCCGGCGAAACCAGCTCCATATACCTGCAGCTGCCGCCGATGAG TGGGCACCTGGGGCAACGACAGGAACCGAAGGCTCAGGCCAGCCAGAGGTCTCTGTGGAACTTGCCGGGAGGGTAGGGAGCAGCCAGCTGAAAGTCCCGTCGCTGTCCCCCCAACCCCGACCCCGCCAGAGCCCGGCCAgcgaaggagaggaggaggagctaatgatggaggaagaggaggaggaggttcTGACAGGAGCCTCAGCGGAGGACAAGAGTCGGAGACCACCGGTGAAGGGCCCCTCGGAGCCTGTCCACCCTg AGGCCACGCCCCCAGGGAAAAGGGTGGAAAACAAGATCCGGGTGCCTGTGCGCTACTGCATGCTGGGTAGTCGAGACTCTGCCAG GAACCCACACACCCTGGTGGAAGTAACATCCTTCGCAGCTATCAACAAGTTCCAGCCGTTCAACGTGGCCATCTCTAGCAACGTGCTGTTCCTGCTG gactTCCACAGCCACCTGACCCGCAGCCAGGTCGTGGGGTACCTGGGCGGCCGCTGGGACATCAACAGTCAGAGTGGGTATTTGGGGCCTGTGGGCAGGGGGGTGTTTGGGGCTGGGGTCGATGTCCACGCCTTCTCCCGCCTCCGCGCAGTGCTCACGGTGCTGAGAGCCTTCCCCTGTCGGAGCCGGCTGGGGGACGCGGATACCGCGGCCGCCATGGAAGAGGAG ATTTACCAGAGCCTGCTCCTGCGGGGCCTGTCCCTGGTAGGCTGGTACCATAGCCACCCGTACAGCCCGGCCCTGCCGTCGCTGCAGGACATCGACGCACAGATGGACTACCAGCTGCGGCTGCAGGGCTCCAGCAATGGCTTCCAGCCCTGCCTCGCCCTGCTCTGCT ccccttacTACTCTGGTAACCCGGGCCCAGAGTCCAAGATCTCGCCCTTCTGGGTGATGCCGCCCCCTGAG CAAAGGCCCAGTGACTATGGCATCCCCATGGACGTGGAAATGGCCTACGTCCAGGATGGCTTCCTGACTAATGACGTCCTTCATGAGATG ATGCTGCTGGTGGAGTTCTACAAGGGCGCCCCTGACCTCGTCAGGTTCCAGGAGCCTTGGAACCAGGAGCACACCTACCTCGACAAGCTCAAG ATCTCCCTGGCCAGCAGGACGCCCAAGGACCAGGGCCTGTGCCATGTGCTGGAGCAGGTTTACAGCGTCCTCAGGCAGGGGAGCTGA